In the genome of Pseudomonas fluorescens, the window TGCAAGCAATATCAGGATTTGAAGCTGCGGCTCGCAGCTAACAACCGGGGAGGAATTGCTGAATATCTCGCTCATAAGGCGCCCTACATTGACGCCTTGATGGATATGCACCTAGGGGATTAAGTCCGTGTTCATATCAGTTCTCCAGAGCTAAACGGGTATCCACTGATGTGGCAGAAGCTCAGCAACCTCACTCGCCCGCTGCGTCGGCAGACGCGTGAGAACATCCTTCAAGTAAGCATACGGATCATGCCCATTGAACCGCGCAGACTGGATCAAACTCATGATTGCAGCCGCGCGTTTGCCACTGCGTAACGAGCCTGCAAACAACCAGTTCGAGCGTCCAATTGCCCACGGCCGAATCTGGTTCTCACACCAATTATTACTGATGGGCACGGCACCGTCATTGATATAGCGCGTCAGCGCTATCCAGCGTTTGAGGCTGTAATCCAACGCTTTGGCGATGGCCGATCCCTCAGGCACAAGCTGCCTCTGAGCGATCATCCACGTATGAAGTGCGTCGATGATCGGCGCTGCTTTGTCCTGCCGTATGCGCTGCCGGATACCCGGTTCCAGCTCGCGAGCCTCTCGTTCAACTTCGTACAAGGCCGCGATGTAGTGCAGCGCTTTTTCGGCGATCTGGCTCTTGTTGGTCGCGTGCAGATCGAAGAACTTGCGGCGCGCATGCGCCATGCAGCCGATTTCCGTAATGCCCAGCTCAAAGCCTGCCTTGTAGCCCGCGAAGTCATCGCAGACCAGCTTGCCGTTCCAGTGGCCGAGGAAGTTTCGAGCATGTTCGCCTGCACGGCTCGGGCTGAAGTCGTAAACGACCGCAGCCAGATCGGAGAACTGACTGGTGGCATAAGCGCGCCATGGCGAGTGTTAAAGCATCGAGATAATTCCGCCTGCACCGACGCGTTGCCAAGGTAAACCGAGTACCAGGGCCTGAAGTTGCTCGGCATCCAACCCAACTTCGGAGCCGTGTCGCACACCAGGCCAAAAGAAACGCCCTTGATTCAAACGCCGGGCTGCAAGCCAAATCCCCACACCGTCATGCACTTGCCTGTCATCGTCACGTCTGGCGATAGATCAATGCCCGAAGGGGGGTTGCCTTCCCACGCAATGTTCCTGCATAAGCCATGGACACTCGAAGTTTTGCAGCAAGCGGTTAGGACAAATCTGTCTGCGTAATACCAGGATTCGGCCGCTTTGCAGCGGTACTACTTTTTGCGTGATTACCAAGT includes:
- the tnpB gene encoding IS66 family insertion sequence element accessory protein TnpB, yielding MHDGVGIWLAARRLNQGRFFWPGVRHGSEVGLDAEQLQALVLGLPWQRVGAGGIISML